DNA from Cygnus atratus isolate AKBS03 ecotype Queensland, Australia chromosome 7, CAtr_DNAZoo_HiC_assembly, whole genome shotgun sequence:
acgagccagcagtgtgccctggcagccaggagggccaactgtatcctgggatgcatcaagcacagcatcgctagtcggtcgagggaagtgattgtcccgctctactctgcgctggtgcggcctcacctcgagtactgtgtgcagttctgggcaccacagtacaacaaggacattaaactgttggagagtgtccagaggagggcgaggaagatggtgaagggcctagaggggaagacatatgaggagcggctgaggtcactgggtctgttcagcctggagaagaggcggctgaggggggacctcatcgcagtctacaacttccacgcgagggggagtggaggggcaggtgacctattctccgttatcaccagtgataggacccgtgggaacagtgttaagctgaggcaggggaagtttaggctggacatcaggaagaggttcttcaccgagagggtggttgcacactggaacgggctccccagtgaagtagtcactgcaccaagcctgtctgaatttaagaagcgattggactgtgcacttaggcacatggtctaaacttttgggtagacctgcgtggtgccaggagttggacttgatgatccttatgggtcccttccaactcgggatattctatgattcctagGTATGTGGCTTTGTGCTCCCATGCTTTTGTGATGATATGCATAGCTTCTATCAAGTCTTTGCACGAACAACATGTATCCTGATAGTCTGGGTGTCAGAGCATTATTCAAAGCATAGAGTGGAGTAGCTTCAAGCTGGAGTGATGAAAATAGGTGATGCTACAATGGAAAGCATGCTTGTTGGGTTTTAACTGGTGTCTTCTTGTTGTCTTTCTAGGTCTGATGTAGTTGTTCTGTGCTTTTCAATTGCTAATCCTAATTCCCTGAATCATGTGAAAACGATGTGGTATCAAGAAATCAAACATTTCTGTCCTCGCACACCTGTCATTCTGGTGGGCTGCCAACTAGATCTCCGCTATGCAGATCTTGAGGCTGTTAACAGAGCCAGACGGCCTTTGGCAAGGTAAAGTTTAAACAAAAGtaagaattaagaaaataattttgttaatcAGATATAGTACTTTCCAAAGAGAAATGATAGAGCCTTATAtccctttttttctaaaatgttaatatatgtGCTTGCATCTTTTTAATTCCGTTGTTTGAGCTGGTTAGTTCATCAACACACAgagttgttattattatatgtTCACCACAATGTTTTTGCACATTGGACATCTAATTTTGCTTGAGTGGCTGGACACTACTATATATAATGATGATTACTGGAGATTTTCGTATATCTCATTCTCCATCCGAGCATGTGCATCATGTCCTGTCCTGTCACTACTGTCAGGTACTGTTTTAATGTCAGGTactgttttaaactgaaagattCTGTTCGTGTTTTCTTAATTCtcaatgcttttttcttctgtaatgtaATCCTAGATTGTGCCAGAAAGTAAGTGcttgcaaattaaattttttaaagctctgagATAAAGAGAGAGTGGGGGGTTCTTCTAGagaagctttgttttttcccagattCAGAAAAGAGCATTCACGTGTTTCTGCTTGCTTCTAGTTTCCGCATTTTGTATGAATTTAAATGAGACCAGATTAATGGAAATAATACCTAGGATAATGTAATTAAAGAATTTATTGTAACAAATATCCATGAAGGGGctgaattaatatttcatgGGTTCTTACAAAACTTTACATTGCCTTGTGTTCAAATTCTTGACTTGGTAATATGCTTTTcttaggtttatttttttaaacagattacTCCTTTGGGTGGGTGGGATGGGTTTTCTGGTTGACTGTTTAAAAGGGAATCTTTTTTCAAAACtcaaaattctttttctgcccTAACCCTCCTTTAATATTTCACTATTAATAAAGTTTGAATCAGTATTCCACATGTCTAGCACAGACTTCTGCCACCTGAACTGATTATTAGCTGGCAACAAAAGCAAGCTGTTGTCTGGAGTGTGTTAAGTCTTTGCCAGCTTGTGTCTGTCCAATATGGTGTGTTCAGAGAATGCGCTGTTGAGGTCATATCTTCTGGtgagatgatttttttgttggGAAACTGAATACCAGCCCagattttctggtttgtttACCCCATATCATGTACTTGAGCTGCTCTGGAAATTCATGAGATCCCACATAATGCTTCTCCAGCCAAAACAGGGCCTGTCTCTTGAAGTGCTTGTTCAGTTACAACTTTGTCATAGGCTactgtgattttctttaaaaagcataagcttaagaaatatttctcttttcatatttaGCTGTATTTGTGGCATCTCTGTCATGACAGTTTCCCCTTGAGCTTAACGTATGTATACAAAGAAAGATACTGATTGAATGGCTGAGTAGAAGGGTGTTTtaggaagtttttattttaataatgagaGTTCTCAAGCATTCTAtcaatttttcttattttaaatttcccttTAATACAGAGAGTGCTTACtccattttgtgaaaataattttatacacATCTTCAGTAACATAGTTGCGTTGCAGAGAAACCACCAACCTTGAACAGAATTATAGCTATGTGCTATTCTAAAACTCTCTGATACAGCAGTTCTAGATTTCCAAAGGGCTTTGTGGGcttagttttgtattttgtattcatttaaaTGATATTTATCTCAAAATTGGCGCTGACACATTTTGcaaaattctttgctttctggCATAACCTTGTGATGATCATAGTGTGTGAGGAGATCTATTTTTGTTTAACCCTAGGCCGATCAAAAGAGGAGACATTTTGCCACcagaaagaggcagagaggTTGCCAAGGAGCTTGGGATACCATATTATGAAACCAGTGTATTTGACCAATTTGGAATTAAAGATGTGTTTGACAATGCAATTAGAGCTGCCCTGATCTCCAGAAGACACCTGCAGTTCTGGAAATCTCATTTGAAGAAGGTCCAAAAACCTTTGCTTCAGGCTCCATTCCTACCTCCAAAAGCCCCTCCTCCAGTTATCAAAATTCCCGAATGTCCTGTACTGAACATGAACGAAGCTGGATATTTATTGGAAAGCCCACTGTGCGCAGATGTTATGTTTGTTCTCCAGGAGCAGGACTACATTTTTGCTCACAAGATTTACCTAGCTACCTCCTCTTCAAAGTTTTATGACCTTTTCTTAATGGAATGTGAGGGAAGTCCAGACTTGGATGAAACACagtgtaaaaaagaaaatacgaGTAAGGATGTTTTGACAAGTCACCTTGAGACAAATTATGACAGTGAGGAGACATCCTTGAAATCTGCTGATGTTATTAAAATTCCTGCACCAGAAAGTACTGACTCTTTAAACACGCTTGAACCCAAACCTGGTGAAACAAATTCTGCAGCAAGATCTCTGTCATCCTGGGGAAAGGGGTTTGTTAGTATGCATAAGGAAATGCAAGTGAATCCTGTCTCGAATAGGATGTGTCCTGTAACTGTGGTAAGAATGGATTCATCTGTGCAGGCTGGACCTTTTAGAActgttctgcagtttttatACACAGGGCAACTGGATGAGAATGAAAAAGATCTCACAAGACTAGCTCAGATTGCTGAGATCTTGGAAGTATTTGATTTGCGAATGATGGTGGAAAATATTATGAATAAAGAAGCCTTCATGAATCAAGAGATTACTAAAGCATTTCATGTCAGAAAAGCTAATCGGATAAAAGAGTGCCTTTGCAAAGGGACATTTTCTGGTGAGTAAATACACCCTTCAACAGGAGAAGTACTAGTTCTGTTATTCATGTTGCTGTCTCTTCACAGACTTCAAAAACTGTGACAATTTACATTGTTCTGAGAGGAAGGATGAGACCAAAGCTACAGTGTTACTCAGGACCAACTTTGTCAGCCTAGGATTCTGGAGTTTAACTTCTCCAAATCTATACAGAAGCTTTTAAATAAGTGACCCAATTTTCCAAAGTGTTGAACATCCAATATCTCTCTTTTAAGTGAGGctttaaggttttattttcgCTTAATTGTATAAAAAACTTAGAGTTATctcagaggggggaaaaaagtgaaagaagtCCCCAGTTAAAGAAGTGCAGTTGAAACATGCATTCTTGAGTCACAGTTTCACTATAAACGCAGACTTGCAGCATGCCTGTTCCTTTGTTTCCATGGCAGATGTGACATTTAAATTGGATGACGGGACCATAAATGCCCACAAGCCACTACTGATCTGTAGCTGTGAATGGATGTCTGCTATGTTTGGAGGATCGTTTATTGAAAGCTTGAACAGTGAGGTATTTGTCCATTTGCTTATAATGTGTGATGGATTTGGGGCAATCGTCATTCAGTAGCTATTTGAACGGTTGCAATTAATCCCTGGAACGattctttatatttattcttttcttcccttgcagACGTGGGTTGCTTTTCTTCTTAAGGCATTAAATTAGGATTTCTAGGATGATGAGACATTTTCCACAAGGCATGAGATTTTCTCCAATGTTGGAGCATGCACTTAAAACCTGAAATCCTGTAAAATATTAGATATGGaacaaattaaatatgaatttctgaatttctttagaATAAGCTTTAAAGTTGTGTGAATGTATGTTTATACAATCAGAAGCATTTCAAAGAATACTTGGGACAGGAGACATtgaatataaaaggaaaaaaacattaaagaatgTGGAAGATAGAGAAGGGAGCTGGCTTCACAGTACTTTGACAGAAACTGAGCTCAGCTTCTCTACGGCATTGGCTTGTTCTCTTGAGTAAAGCAGATATAAAGTGCTGTATAAAAGATCTCAATGCTTTGAATTAAGATTTTGCAACAGAAGCCTTGTATTTTCAGGTGcttttgttgtctgtttttcaaattctaAACATTCtgctagcattttttttctctatgtcTTATCCATAAccagtttttgatttttttttgtttttactatcaTCAAGGGTCTCACTTGTTTGAAGAGTTgagtttttttctatttaatattcAAGAAGATTATGTTctacttcagtttttcttgtttcttctaaTACAGCTGTAAACAATTCCTTTGCCAAAGGCATGTTCAACAAGtggttcatttaaaaaaaaagacatagttTGATTGTAGCAAGCAACACTTGGCAATGAAGAATACACGTTTATTTTCTACCAGcctatttttaatgataaactTGACAGTCTTAGCTCatctttccaatttaaaatatttagcttcCAATTTTTGTAGAGTTTAAAGCATTCAGTAATGAATttggaagttttaaaatacatgtggATATTAATGTTCTTCTTtgctttacaaaaacaaaatgatctgctttttttttttgtatttgggACACAACATTGTATCAACTCATTCAcagaattttctgttctctgcattAGCAAAACATATTAATAAGGAATGAGGCTTACAACTAGCTGCTATTACGTGGAGAACTGAGCATTTCCCAGAGGGGCTCATATGCATGAGGGCATTCTTTAATACTAACAAATCAGGTCTTGAATCCCACCCTCCCAGATAGAGCTGACAGAAAAATTTCTAAGCCCCCAAAATTTGACTGCAAGCTATATGGGAACAGTAAACTCAGTTCTAGCAGGAATTATGTGCTGACTCCTTCCAAGTAGTCAGATTAAGTTGCACAGACATTTAATTTCTCatcataattttattattatttttctgctctttttttttttttaactgcaagtTCTTCAGAATACCACAGTGCATTCTTCAGGGCCAGCAGCATCTCTTGAGTTGCAAAGGTGTACATTACAAATTGATGATTAAATGAATCAGCTATCTTGGGTATTGAAAGCAGGCTTACCTGCTGCAACCTTGAGACCCTCAAGAATCAGGTTTACCCTGCTCCTTGAAGGAATGATCATGTATGCAAAATGCAGTTGAGGTGCTACAGTGACAGGTTAAAGTGAGGTCTTCTaattctccttcctcttttagGCATCCCTTCAGTGAAAAGGATTTAGGGTTGTGCTGGTGAGAAATCAGATAGCTTTTATCTCAGTCTTGGTAGTTTTGTTGCACGATATTTTGTTGTGCTAATTACAGAAatggtttgtattttctttgcttcGTTTCTTTAGTTCTCAATCCTTTTCCAACCATCATTTACTTTGATactttggttatttttaaacagactgagaaggttttttggttttgtgtgcgcgtttgtttgtttgggatGGGGGGTTGGTGGctgttttgttggttggtttgttaTCCTTTGGTTTCGATTATTCACAGAATCCCCAGAATATCCCTTGCCAGGAGCAGATTAGATTCCATTCCTACAGAAGTCTACCAAGGGAGGTTTGGCATGGGAAGTGCCCAGTGGCTTTTATGTTTCCCACAAAGCTGTCCATTTGCAGGTTAGAAAGCATTGCGCAGATCCACTGTTTGATGTGGATCCAACTCCAGTAACTTGATAGAGTTGCCTGTACGTACACTGATAAAGGATCTGACTCTGGACGCAGACTTAACCTGTTGGCAGCTTCTTGAACGTTAATGATGAATTCcttacttgaaaaatattctccttATAAtcctaaaatgaagaaaaatagagtCCAGCAAAGTGGCAAAAGTAATATATGGCCCTTCTATGAAAAAACGTCTATTATtaacaactctttttttttttttttaatatcttttccAGGTAGTTCTGCCCAACATAAATAAGACTTCCATGCAAGCAGTTTTAGATTACTTATACACCAAACAGTTGTCCTCCAGTCAGGAACTGGACACACTTGAATTAATTGCATTGGCAAATAGGTTTTGCCTTCCTCATCTGGTTGCATTAGCAGGTAAGGACTTGTGACCTTGTCCAATGCAGTGTCTTGTGCAACAGCTTAAACATGTCTTAATGATTTTggaacacagaatattttttttcacgtgaaggaaacttttttccccctgaaagGAAAATTGTAATGCAAACTCATATTTTCatacataaaaatgtgtttcttgcctttttcagttttgtgcaAAACTGTCTCAGAACATTGAAGTATTCTGTGCTTTAAGAATTGGAAGGGTAAACCTTCTCTTTAGCCTTGATACAATGTAAGTCCTTTGTAGTATCCATTCAGAAGTTAATAATTTACCTGAAAACAGGATGAACACTGGACTTTTCATCATGTAATGAATGAAGTGTTCCTTTACACGTTTCTGTTCAAAAAGGGTAACTGAACCAATTCAAAACTCATTGAGATGGTCATGTTTTAGAAGTGCTATCTGGATCTCTTTTCACTACCCAAATGGGAGTTGAATGTTTTGGTATATACATGGATATTCAACCTTCATTTCAGGAAGAGGGTTTCCTATCACGTTTAGAGGAAAATGACCAGATAGGATActgtttagttttaaaattaaatccatGCATACTCTAGACCTctgggatttatttttgtttgtctctATGTATGTAACTTGTCATTGTTCTAAACACATGGTCAAGGCCAAAACTCTCAGAGACGGATGAAGCACAGCTTATACGTATTAACATgacaaaaatgcatgcaaatttTAATCACATACCAAATCCTAGCTCTCCTTCAGTTGTGCATCAGGAATGTGTATCTTGTCTTCACTGGTTGTGACAGACCAACTCTTTACTGCCTGGTTATTCCTTCTAAGTAGTTGCagcataaatatacatatgttattaagaatattttattctatttaattCTTGATGAAACAATTTTTGAGTTTTCTACTGCCAACAGCTTAACTCAGTAGGGCCAAATCAGTTCACAAAATGCCCCAATAAACACTCAAACCTCTAAGATGTTTTTGCTTCTAGAAAAGGCTTAAGGAGACTCTCTTGAAGTAGGTTTTTGGGTAGCTGGCTCCCTAGGAACAACTAATCTGAGAGGACTTGAAATGAACTTTTCTACATTAGTGCTGTCAGTATACTCAGTGTATCTGCAGCAGTCTGCTGTTGCCTAAAAACTTGGCTATCGCTTTTGTACTACCCGAAAGAGACAGCTGATCCATTTTTCTAATTTGTAAGTTTGCACTCCAGCAGAAATAGGCAACTGCTGAACTTCGTCCTTCTATAAGTGATTATTAGTTGCAGGCtcattttctgtaagaaagaTAACAAATgtgaatgaaagcagaaatgaataCTTTGGGTTGACACAAAGGGGCAGGTACTCATGTGGACTATGCTCTGTTGGAGTAAGAGAGTTTGTACCACTGATGCAGAATATCCAGACATAACTGTAAAGGCCAGAATTTGGCTTTGGTTACATCTGAAGTTGCTCAGAATATCCAGGTGAATGTGCCACTTGCATAATAATACAGTTAACACTAGAAGGAGGAAGAACGTGGCTTCTTGTTTCCTTGTTAGTGGTGGATGATCTGACCTTGAAATGTGACTATTTCCCATGTGGCTGATGAGTTTTCTTCTCTAACAGAACAGCATGCTGTACAAGAGCTGACAAAAGCCTCAGTGAGTGGCATTGCAATAGATGGAGAGGTACTGTCCTATTTGGAATTGGCTCAGGTTAGTGCGCgctgttttttaaagatactcTGGTCAACTGCAGTACTTACTTTTAGCACCTTATTGGTTCTGAGCATTGCATCTAAGAAACTCAATCTTTAGTTCTGAGAGTGACTGACAATAAAACTGAGATGTATTTCTATTATAAAGGAGGTTTTTACATTAGTTCAAAGATGAAACATCTATGTAAGTAAACTGGGGGTAGTTGTCTTTCAAATACctgttttaatttgtcttgATCTCGAAGCTTCCAAGCTTCTCAGTCTCATGGCCATGTTTTAGCAATCTGAAATTTAACATAATGGAGCTGCTCAGCTTAGTAATGGTAACTGATTCTTGGGTTCCTCTCTGTAGTTTGTGTAGATACATTTAGGCCTGTATTGTAACATCAaaattttttatattcttagaCTTAATGCTTAAACTGGCTACTCAGAGCCAGTGAGAGTGCTTTGTATTCAAACacatttcaatgttttttgaGTCTCAGAAACCATGCAGAGAGCCCCCAACTCAGTTAACTAACGGCACACCTCTGTTTTCCAAAGTGAGTGCTACAGCAGTCTACCCAATACAAGTAGTATTTGCTATTTAGCTTGTAGTAGTACAggttaaaatatcttttaatcaAATTATTCTTGATTTCACACTAATGACGTGTCTGGCTCCAGCTTGTCTTGAAGTCTGGAGTTAAAGTAGCactgaaatacagcagaagcTGACCACCATGCAAGatgtcctgcagctgctttcaaGTGCCTCTTGCGATATCTTGAATGCTGTTACAAAACTAGGACTTAACCCCTTCCAAGAAAAGGCAGCTTACATcacttaattttgattttatgaagggttcttccttttatttttctgcttgaagGCAGAAGTAATGTGTCTAACTGCTGTTAGGATATCCTCTGTGGCCTGTACAGCTGTGTGATGTTTTATAACCTGAGATGATGATAGACAGTCAGAATGCCAGAATAGATACAC
Protein-coding regions in this window:
- the RHOBTB1 gene encoding rho-related BTB domain-containing protein 1 isoform X2, producing the protein MDIDMDYERPNVETIKCVVVGDNAVGKTRLICARACNTTLTQYQLLATHVPTVWAIDQYRVCQEVLERSRDVVDEVSVSLRLWDTFGDHHKDRRFAYGRPIKRGDILPPERGREVAKELGIPYYETSVFDQFGIKDVFDNAIRAALISRRHLQFWKSHLKKVQKPLLQAPFLPPKAPPPVIKIPECPVLNMNEAGYLLESPLCADVMFVLQEQDYIFAHKIYLATSSSKFYDLFLMECEGSPDLDETQCKKENTSKDVLTSHLETNYDSEETSLKSADVIKIPAPESTDSLNTLEPKPGETNSAARSLSSWGKGFVSMHKEMQVNPVSNRMCPVTVVRMDSSVQAGPFRTVLQFLYTGQLDENEKDLTRLAQIAEILEVFDLRMMVENIMNKEAFMNQEITKAFHVRKANRIKECLCKGTFSDVTFKLDDGTINAHKPLLICSCEWMSAMFGGSFIESLNSEVVLPNINKTSMQAVLDYLYTKQLSSSQELDTLELIALANRFCLPHLVALAEQHAVQELTKASVSGIAIDGEVLSYLELAQFHNANQLAAWCLHYICTNYNSVCSKFRKEIKAKSSDNQEYFERHRWPPVWYLKEEDHYQRVKKEREKEDVALNKHHSKRKWCFWNSSAVVA
- the RHOBTB1 gene encoding rho-related BTB domain-containing protein 1 isoform X3, coding for MQKLRVWWSDVVVLCFSIANPNSLNHVKTMWYQEIKHFCPRTPVILVGCQLDLRYADLEAVNRARRPLARPIKRGDILPPERGREVAKELGIPYYETSVFDQFGIKDVFDNAIRAALISRRHLQFWKSHLKKVQKPLLQAPFLPPKAPPPVIKIPECPVLNMNEAGYLLESPLCADVMFVLQEQDYIFAHKIYLATSSSKFYDLFLMECEGSPDLDETQCKKENTSKDVLTSHLETNYDSEETSLKSADVIKIPAPESTDSLNTLEPKPGETNSAARSLSSWGKGFVSMHKEMQVNPVSNRMCPVTVVRMDSSVQAGPFRTVLQFLYTGQLDENEKDLTRLAQIAEILEVFDLRMMVENIMNKEAFMNQEITKAFHVRKANRIKECLCKGTFSDVTFKLDDGTINAHKPLLICSCEWMSAMFGGSFIESLNSEVVLPNINKTSMQAVLDYLYTKQLSSSQELDTLELIALANRFCLPHLVALAEQHAVQELTKASVSGIAIDGEVLSYLELAQFHNANQLAAWCLHYICTNYNSVCSKFRKEIKAKSSDNQEYFERHRWPPVWYLKEEDHYQRVKKEREKEDVALNKHHSKRKWCFWNSSAVVA
- the RHOBTB1 gene encoding rho-related BTB domain-containing protein 1 isoform X1 — its product is MDIDMDYERPNVETIKCVVVGDNAVGKTRLICARACNTTLTQYQLLATHVPTVWAIDQYRVCQEVLERSRDVVDEVSVSLRLWDTFGDHHKDRRFAYGRSDVVVLCFSIANPNSLNHVKTMWYQEIKHFCPRTPVILVGCQLDLRYADLEAVNRARRPLARPIKRGDILPPERGREVAKELGIPYYETSVFDQFGIKDVFDNAIRAALISRRHLQFWKSHLKKVQKPLLQAPFLPPKAPPPVIKIPECPVLNMNEAGYLLESPLCADVMFVLQEQDYIFAHKIYLATSSSKFYDLFLMECEGSPDLDETQCKKENTSKDVLTSHLETNYDSEETSLKSADVIKIPAPESTDSLNTLEPKPGETNSAARSLSSWGKGFVSMHKEMQVNPVSNRMCPVTVVRMDSSVQAGPFRTVLQFLYTGQLDENEKDLTRLAQIAEILEVFDLRMMVENIMNKEAFMNQEITKAFHVRKANRIKECLCKGTFSDVTFKLDDGTINAHKPLLICSCEWMSAMFGGSFIESLNSEVVLPNINKTSMQAVLDYLYTKQLSSSQELDTLELIALANRFCLPHLVALAEQHAVQELTKASVSGIAIDGEVLSYLELAQFHNANQLAAWCLHYICTNYNSVCSKFRKEIKAKSSDNQEYFERHRWPPVWYLKEEDHYQRVKKEREKEDVALNKHHSKRKWCFWNSSAVVA